From a single Brassica rapa cultivar Chiifu-401-42 chromosome A01, CAAS_Brap_v3.01, whole genome shotgun sequence genomic region:
- the LOC103846652 gene encoding protein ROOT PRIMORDIUM DEFECTIVE 1, producing MKSLLRNATTLNPNTKLTTTKLLPLIHQTLTKPFSQSTTIPTKQDRVRDHAYDNYMEVEKKIRKVVKFHSLILSQPQHTIPISLLDTLARRLGLGFKQHEPGAFLLKFPHVFEVYEHPVQRILYCRLTRKALDQIRDEQEAVVAQIPDAVTRLRKLIMMSNTGRIRLEHVRIARSEFGLPEDFEYSVILKHPEFFKLIDGEETRDKYIEIVDREESLSRCAIERVREFEYRTKGIDAEDVRFSFLVNFPPGFKISKYFRIAVWKWQRLPYWSPYEDISGYDLRSLEAQKRLEKRAVACIHELLSLTVEKKITLERIAHFRNVMCLPKRLKEFLLQHQGIFYISTRGNYGKLHTVFLREAYKRGELVEPNEVYLARRKLAELVMMSPRKAKVDGELVRYRNGFDDDEDDSE from the coding sequence atgAAGTCTTTACTGAGAAACGCCACAACCTTAAACCCTAACACCAAACTAACAACAACAAAGCTCCTCCCTTTAATCCACCAAACCCTCACCAAACCCTTCTCCCAATCCACCACCATCCCCACGAAACAAGACCGAGTCCGCGACCACGCCTACGACAACTACATGGAAGTCGAGAAAAAAATCCGCAAAGTCGTCAAGTTCCACTCCCTCATCCTCTCTCAGCCCCAACACACCATCCCAATCTCCCTCCTCGACACTCTAGCTCGCCGCCTCGGCCTCGGTTTCAAGCAGCACGAGCCTGGCGCTTTCCTCCTCAAGTTCCCTCACGTCTTCGAAGTCTACGAGCACCCTGTCCAGAGAATCCTCTACTGTAGGTTAACCCGCAAGGCTCTTGATCAGATCCGTGATGAGCAAGAAGCTGTGGTTGCTCAGATACCAGACGCTGTCACTAGGCTGAGGAAACTCATTATGATGTCCAACACTGGTCGGATCCGTTTAGAACATGTTAGAATCGCGAGAAGCGAGTTTGGTCTCCCTGAAGACTTTGAGTATTCTGTGATTCTGAAACATCCTGAGTTCTTTAAGCTCATTGATGGAGAGGAGACTAGAGATAAGTATATAGAGATTGTTGATAGAGAAGAGAGTTTATCTCGTTGCGCTATAGAGAGAGTTAGAGAGTTTGAGTATAGAACTAAAGGAATAGACGCAGAGGATGTTAGATTCTCCTTCCTCGTGAACTTCCCTCCAGGTTTCAAGATTAGTAAGTACTTCCGCATCGCTGTCTGGAAATGGCAGAGGCTTCCTTACTGGTCTCCCTACGAGGACATCTCCGGTTACGACCTGAGATCCTTGGAGGCGCAGAAGAGGCTGGAGAAGAGAGCTGTAGCTTGTATCCACGAGCTGTTGTCTTTAACTGTTGAGAAAAAGATAACTCTCGAGAGGATTGCTCATTTCAGGAACGTGATGTGTTTGCCTAAGAGGCTGAAGGAGTTTCTTCTCCAGCATCAGGGGATATTCTATATTTCGACTCGTGGCAACTACGGGAAGCTTCATACTGTGTTTCTGAGAGAGGCGTATAAGAGAGGGGAGCTTGTGGAGCCGAATGAGGTTTATTTGGCTAGGAGGAAGTTGGCTGAGCTTGTGATGATGAGTCCTAGGAAGGCTAAGGTTGATGGTGAGCTTGTTAGGTACAGGaatggatttgatgatgatgaagatgatagtGAATGA
- the LOC103846556 gene encoding aspartic proteinase Asp1: protein MVKMNVRCMILLMVMSLGLSSAVDFRWRKGGGFSGRFTRGAGGSSVVFPVHGNVYPLGYYNVTINIGQPPRPYYLDLDTGSDLTWLQCDAPCVRCLEAPHPLYQPSNDLIPCSDPLCKAMHMNGNHRYEAQEQCDYEVEYADGGSSLGVLVRDVFSLNYTEGLRLTPRLALGCGYDQIPGASSHHPLDGVLGLGRGKVSILSQLHSQGHVKNVIGHCLSSLGGGILFFGDDLYDSSRVSWTPMSRENSKHYSPAMGGELLFGGRTTGLKNLLTIFDSGSSYTYFNSKAYQAVTYLLKRELSGKPLKEARDDHTLPLCWQGRRPFMSIEEVKKYFKPLALSFKTGWRSKTLFEIPPEAYLIISRKGNVCLGILNGTEIGLQNMNLIGDISMQDQMIIYDNEKQSIGWIPADCDELASLQASAAQVYEY from the exons ATGGTGAAAATGAATGTTCGTTGTATGATTCTGTTGATGGTGATGTCTCTGGGGCTCTCGTCGGCAGTTGATTTCAGATGGAGGAAAGGTGGGGGGTTCTCTGGTAGATTCACCAGAGGAGCTGGCGGCTCTTCAGTTGTGTTCCCAGTTCATGGAAACGTCTATCCTCTTGG GTATTATAACGTTACCATCAACATAGGACAACCACCAAGACCTTATTATCTTGATCTTGACACTGGTAGTGATCTCACTTGGCTCCAATGTGATGCTCCTTGTGTTCGTTGCTTGGAGGCACCTCATCCACTTTATCAGCCTAGCAACGATTTAATCCCTTGCAGTGATCCATTATGCAAGGCGATGCATATGAATGGTAACCATAGATACGAGGCTCAAGAGCAATGTGACTATGAGGTTGAGTATGCTGATGGAGGGTCTTCTCTCGGTGTACTCGTTAGAGATGTCTTCTCGTTGAATTATACAGAAGGTCTCCGTCTCACTCCACGTCTTGCTCTCgg ATGTGGATACGATCAAATCCCAGGGGCATCGAGTCATCATCCTCTAGATGGAGTGTTGGGGCTTGGTAGGGGGAAAGTAAGCATTTTATCACAGCTTCATAGCCAAGGTCATGTCAAGAATGTTATCGGTCATTGCTTAAGCAGCTTAGGTGGTGGGATTCTGTTTTTTGGAGACGATCTTTATGATTCTTCAAGGGTCTCTTGGACACCTATGTCCCGTGAAAACTC AAAACACTACTCTCCTGCGATGGGAGGGGAGCTTTTGTTCGGGGGAAGAACAACTGGGTTGAAGAATCTGTTGACAATATTTGATAGTGGCAGTTCTTACACTTATTTTAACTCCAAGGCGTACCAGGCAGTCACATACTTG ttgAAGAGAGAGCTAAGTGGGAAACCGTTGAAAGAAGCAAGGGATGATCACACGCTGCCTCTGTGTTGGCAAGGACGTAGGCCGTTCATGAGCATAGAAGAAGTGAAGAAGTATTTCAAGCCTCTAGCTTTAAGCTTCAAAACCGGGTGGAGATCAAAAACTCTGTTTGAAATACCCCCAGAAGCTTATCTCATCATCTCT AGGAAGGGAAATGTATGTTTAGGAATCTTGAATGGCACAGAGATAGGTCTCCAGAACATGAACCTCATCGGCGATAtatcaatgcaagatcagatgaTAATCTATGACAATGAGAAACAATCCATTGGGTGGATCCCAGCTGATTGTGATGAACTTGCTTCACTACAAGCTTCTGCTGCTCAAGTTTATGAATATTGA
- the LOC103846741 gene encoding uncharacterized protein LOC103846741 yields the protein MAFSFSLTSPSPSSTLSYSNTHQFPNPSSSFPVSLSVSSPSNTRRHLRLSITSALNPQTKKASTGSGGTNKKRKKKGKSSNLKENWEVREADDVLEEDYDDDDGSLANSPPTIPKPPAGFVIDETGRVLMASKKRIATVVDPTNNSPLDCVIRRVFTSSKGEDCMLLCPVDTPVQILKSTNIDGWSAVSDEEVESLLPAAAYALAKIHMHLVHSGFCYTARGGFCYTEDNVFDFRTDDGQDVEGLPTEGVEITCFHLDGSHYMVYTPSDPLLFVAAKDPNGLLQIADDELLDDPAVISAIDEETEFNALVEEEAALLESLLGEEI from the exons ATGGCTTTCTCATTCTCCTTAACTTCGCCTTCACCAAGCTCCACTCTTTCCTATTCCAACACCCACCAGTTCCCGAACCCGTCTTCTTCATTTCCCGTCTCGTTGTCCGTCTCTTCCCCCAGCAACACTCGCCGCCATCTTCGTCTCTCCATCACCTCCGCGTTGAATCCACAGACGAAGAAAGCTTCAACGGGTAGTGGTGGGACCAACAAGAAAcggaagaagaagggtaaaaGTTCGAATCTTAAGGAGAATTGGGAAGTGAGAGAAGCAGATGATGTGCTTGAGGAagattatgatgatgatgatggttctCTAGCGAACTCTCCTCCTACCATACCTAAGCCACCTGCTGGGTTCGTTATTGATGAAACTGGTAGAGTTCTTATGGCCTCTAAGAAGCGAATCGCCACTGTG GTTGATCCGACAAATAACAGCCCTTTGGATTGTGTAATAAGAAGAGTGTTTACTAGTAGTAAAGGAGAGGATTGTATGCTTCTTTGCCCTGTTGATAC GCCAGTTCAGATTTTGAAGAGCACAAACATAGATGGATGGTCAGCT GTTAGTGATGAAGAGGTTGAATCTCTTCTTCCTGCTGCTGCTTATGCTCTTGCAAAGATCCATATGCATCTTGTACACAGCGG ATTCTGTTACACTGCAAGGGGAGGCTTTTGCTACACTGAAGATAATGTCTTTGATTTTCGCACAG ATGATGGCCAAGATGTTGAAGGTTTGCCAACTGAAGGGGTTGAGATTACATGTTTTCATCTG GATGGATCACACTATATGGTGTACACGCCTTCAGATCCACTTCTCTTTGTTGCTGCTAAG GATCCGAATGGGCTGCTGCAAATTGCTGATGAT GAGCTCCTAGACGACCCAGCTGTGATCAGCGCCATAGACGAGGAAACTGAATTCAATGCATTGGTG GAGGAAGAGGCGGCTCTTCTGGAATCATTGCTTGGGGAAGAAATTTAA